The following are from one region of the Dromaius novaehollandiae isolate bDroNov1 chromosome 26, bDroNov1.hap1, whole genome shotgun sequence genome:
- the SLC4A5 gene encoding electrogenic sodium bicarbonate cotransporter 4, with protein sequence MEDEDVMSERGLGSSRRRYEDEEDYHSIYIGVPVPRGYRRKRRRRRSASSRDGHSGSERPYERPDRSDTDDGGGGHLCYESGNDNASRTMSPAAERLRYILGEDDEPPNPTLFTEMDTLQRDGEDMEWKESARWIKFEEKVEEGGERWSKPHVSTLSLHSLFELRTCLQTGTVLLDLDGYSLPQIIDDVVEKQIEDGLLKPELREKLSYVLLRRHRHQTKKPIHRSLADIGKSVSSNTTRSPVRSPAAGASFHRSTEDLRMRQSASYGRLRHAQSRSMNDISDTPSTDQLKNKFIKKIPKDAEASNVLVGEVDFLDKPFVAFVRLLQATMLGGVTEVPVPTRFLFILLGPAGKAKSYNEIGRAIATLMVDDLFSDVAYKARDREDLIAGIDEFLDEVIVLPPGEWDPTIRIEPPKKVPSAEKRKSVFSLNEAGQMNGTAGGAAAGSSGGGGGGSSDDGEMPEVHEIGEELAWTGRFCGGLYLDIKRKLPWFPSDFYEGFHIQSISAILFIYLGCITNAITFGGLLGDATDNYQGVMESFLGTAMAGSMFCLFAGQPLIILSSTGPILIFEKLLFDFSKGNGIDYMEFRLWIGLHSALQCLILVATDASFIIKYITRFTEEGFSTLISFIFIYDAIKKMIGAFKYYPINSDFKPDYVTMYKCECVAPDPANATLFDAPAPVAPNTTNVSVYNAINLTALDWTQLSKKECLKYGGSLVGKSCKFVPDLALMSFILFFGTYSMTLTLKKFKFSRYFPTKVRAFIADFSIVFSILLFCGVDACFGLDTPKLHIPSIIKPTRLDRGWFVFPFGKNPWWVYLASALPALLVTILIFMDQQITAVIVNRKEHKLRKAAGYHLDLFWVGILMAVCSFMGLPWYVAATVISIAHIDSLKMETETSAPGEQPQFLGVREQRVTGIIVFVLTGISVFLAPILKYIPMPVLYGVFLYMGVASLNGIQFWDRCKLFLMPAKHQPDYVFLRHVPLRRIHLFTLVQIVCLAVLWILKSTVAAIIFPVMILALILVRKLLDFVFSQHDLAWIDNIIPEKEKKKEDDKKKKKKGAKGDSSSDDEERGPPPGALRSDSSPNGSDLDRSITLHLKISCPSSPAFSYARNPLCAVPQVKIEMESDYDDTDTEKQPRDMGSETTL encoded by the exons ATGGAGGACGAGGATGTGATGAGCGAGCGGGGTCTTGGCAGCTCCCGGCGGCGCTACGAGGATGAGGAAG aTTACCACTCCATCTACATCGGCGTGCCGGTGCCCCGGGGCTACCGGAGGAAACGGCGCCGGCGCCGGTCCGCCTCGAGCCGGGACGGCCACAGTGGCAGCGAGCGGCCCTACGAGCGGCCCGATCGCTCCGACACGgacgacggcggcggcgggcatCTCTGCTACGAGAGCGGCAACGACAACGCCAGCAGGACCA TGTCGCCGGCGGCCGAGCGCCTGCGCTACATCCTGGGCGAAGACGACGAGCCGCCCAACCCCACGCTCTTCACGGAGATGGACACGCTGCAGCGCGACGGCGAGGACATGGAGTGGAAGGAGTCGGCCAG GTGGATAAAGTTTGAGGAGAAGGTGGAAGAGGGAGGCGAGAGGTGGAGCAAGCCCCACGTGTCGACGCTGTCCTTGCACAGCCTGTTCGAGCTGCGCACGTGCCTGCAGACGGGGACGGTGCTGCTCGACTTGGACGGCTACTCCTTGCCCCAGATCATCG ACGACGTCGTGGAGAAGCAGATAGAGGACGGGCTGCTCAAGCCCGAGCTGCGGGAGAAGCTCAGCTACGTGCTGCTGCGGCGTCACCGCCACCAGACCAAGAAGCCCATCCACCGCTCCTTGGCCGACATCGGCAAGTCCGTCTCCTCCAACACGA cCCGCAGCCCCGTCCGGagcccggccgccggcgccaGCTTCCACCGCTCCACCGAGGACCTGCGGATGCGGCAGAGCGCGAGCTACGGCCGCCTGC GCCACGCGCAAAGTCGCAGCATGAACGACATCTCGGACACGCCGAGCACGGACCAG CTGAAGAACAAGTTCATCAAGAAGATCCCCAAAGACGCCGAGGCCTCCAACGTGCTGGTGGGCGAGGTGGACTTCCTCGACAAGCCCTTCGTGGCCTTCGTGCGCCTCCTCCAAGCCACGATGCTGGGCGGGGTGACGGAGGTGCCCGTTCCCACGAG GTTCCTATTCATCCTCCTGGGCCCCGCGGGAAAAGCCAAGTCCTACAACGAGATCGGCAGAGCCATCGCGACCCTCATGGTGGACGAT CTCTTCAGCGACGTTGCCTACAAAGCCCGCGACAGGGAAGACCTGATCGCCGGCATAGACGAGTTTCTGGACGAAGTCATCGTCCTGCCACCCGGCGAGTGGGATCCCACCATCCGGATAGAGCCTCCCAAGAAAGTGCCCTCTGCTGAGAAGAG GAAATCGGTGTTCTCGCTGAATGAAGCGGGGCAGATGAACGGCACGGCCGGCGGGGCAGCTGCCGGCAGCagcggaggcggtggcggtggcagcaGTGATGACGGAGAGATGCCCGAAGTGCATGAGATTGGGGAAGAGCTTGCCTGGACTGGCAG GTTTTGCGGCGGTCTCTATTTGGACATCAAGAGGAAGCTGCCCTGGTTCCCGAGCGATTTCTACGAGGGCTTTCATATCCAGTCCATCTCGGCCATCCTCTTCATTTACCTGGGCTGCATCACCAACGCCATCACGTTCGGGGGGCTGCTCGGGGACGCTACGGACAACTACCAG GGGGTCATGGAGAGCTTCCTTGGCACAGCCATGGCGGGCTCCATGTTCTGCCTCTTTGCCGGGCAGCCGCTCATCATCCTGAGCAGCACCGGGCCCATCCTCATCTTCGAGAAGCTGCTCTTCGACTTCAGCAA AGGCAACGGCATTGACTACATGGAGTTTCGCCTCTGGATCGGCTTGCACTCTGCCCTCCAGTGCCTTATCCTGGTGGCCACGGACGCCAGCTTCATCATCAAGTACATCACGCGCTTCACGGAGGAAGGCTTCTCCACCCTCATCAGCTTCATCTTCATCTACGACGCCATCAAGAAGATGATCGGCGCCTTCAAGTACTACCCCATCAATTCGGACTTCAAGCCCGACTACGTGACCATGTACAAGTGCGAGTGCGTCGCGCCCGACCCAG CGAACGCGACCTTGTTCGATGCTCCAGCGCCGGTGGCACCGAACACCACTAACGTTTCTGTG tACAATGCTATTAACCTAACAGCTCTGGACTGGACCCAGCTGAGCAAGAAGGAGTGCCTGAAATACGGCGGCAGCCTCGTGGGGAAATCCTGCAAATTCGTGCCGGACCTGGCCCTCATGTCCTTCATCCTCTTCTTCGGCACCTACTCCATGACCCTGACGCTGAAAAAGTTCAAGTTCAGCCGCTATTTTCCCACCAAG GTCAGGGCCTTCATTGCCGATTTTTCCATCGTCTTCTCCATCCTGCTCTTCTGCGGAGTGGACGCCTGCTTCGGGCTGGACACCCCTAAGCTGCACATCCCCAGTATCATCAAG cccacccggCTGGACCGCGGCTGGTTCGTGTTCCCCTTCGGCAAGAACCCGTGGTGGGTGTACCTGGCGAGCGCGCTGCCGGCCTTGCTCGTCACCATCCTCATCTTCATGGACCAGCAGATCACGGCCGTCATCGTCAACCGGAAAGAGCACAAGCTGCGG AAAGCGGCGGGCTACCACCTGGACCTCTTCTGGGTGGGCATCCTCATGGCCGTGTGCTCCTTCATGGGGCTGCCCTGGTACGTGGCGGCCACCGTCATCTCCATCGCCCACATCGACAGCCTGAAGATGGAGACGGAGACCAGCGCCCCGGGCGAGCAGCCGCAGTTCCTGGGCGTGAG ggagcagagggtgACGGGCATCATCGTCTTCGTGCTGACGGGCATTTCCGTCTTTCTGGCCCCGATTTTGAAG TACATCCCCATGCCGGTGCTGTACGGCGTCTTCCTCTACATGGGCGTCGCGTCGCTCAACGGCATCCAG TTCTGGGACCGCTGCAAGCTCTTCCTCATGCCGGCCAAGCACCAGCCCGACTACGTGTTCCTGCGGCACGTGCCGCTGCGGCGCATCCACCTCTTCACCCTGGTGCAGATCGTCTGCCTGGCCGTGCTCTGGATCCTCAAGTCCACCGTGGCCGCTATCATCTTCCCCGTGATG ATCTTAGCCCTGATCCTCGTGCGGAAGCTGCTGGACTTCGTCTTTTCCCAACACGACCTGGCCTGGATCGACAACATCATCCccgagaaggagaagaagaaggaggacgacaagaagaagaagaagaagggcgCCAAGGGCGACAGCAGCAGCGATGACGAG GAAAGAGGTCCTCCGCCCGGAGCGTTGCGTTCCGACTCCTCGCCCAACGGCTCGGACCTGGATCGCAG caTCACGCTGCACCTGAAGATCTCCTGCCCGTCGTCGCCGGCCTTCAGCTACGCGCGAAACCCGCTCTGCGCCGTGCCCCAGGTGAAGATAGAGATGGAGTCGGACTACGACGACACCGACACGGAAAAGCAGCCGCGGGACATGGGCAGCGAGACCACGCTATAG